One part of the Pecten maximus chromosome 1, xPecMax1.1, whole genome shotgun sequence genome encodes these proteins:
- the LOC117339012 gene encoding uncharacterized protein LOC117339012: MATSLDKGQVPSRAKGQTTCIHHKGRQLDLFCEECSEIACTQCLATVHKRHSMCELQEIIPQKKKDITDFIDKIENVDLVQTTQYISSVESDLNENSSRFEQLSIQLKNQTKKLKKDLDLLASETLSLYRQMEEDNARLLQTYRQDLERFNTQLKQQIQECKLVLQRGSNLEIYDTARGVHDSHVTFPVKPELGTVTFSPNRNPITQLKLAVGEMSTSGENVRSTLQGQDRPLGTPTDKGTRSKRRQPRLTRRKLPTEQKDLCTLWPKTKLIDEFQSPCKVGSLCSNDNGQLWTKYGKALTLLDADGTVIQRVDHSSWINAISLSPKTNALWICDDDNIFQFESGKLKRRFSVDDDPLCICITSSNEVIVGMTCRIAKFTTKGAAMVTTASSRGEEPLVRSPYKISECRVTQDIGVIERNSERDGGNGNQQVVVFDTDLHKQFVYNGDIASGNATQKRKPFDPCDLAYDVAGNLVVGDCANCHILLLSGCGDFLRVIHTDKLNTWAVGLDKDDDLWAVFGGTNIKHLKYKRTK; the protein is encoded by the coding sequence ATGGCCACCTCTCTGGACAAAGGTCAGGTCCCTTCACGTGCCAAAGGTCAGACAACATGTATTCAccacaaggggagacaacttgaTTTGTTTTGTGAGGAATGTAGTGAGATAGCATGTACACAATGCTTGGCAACGGTGCACAAACGTCATTCGATGTGTGAGCTTCAAGAAATTATACCCCAAAAGAAAAAGGACATTACGGATTTCATAGACAAAATAGAAAATGTTGACCTTGTACAAACCACTCAATATATCTCATCCGTTGAATCTGATCTTAATGAAAACTCAAGCAGATTTGAACAACTTTCAATTCAGCTAAAGAATCAAacaaagaaattgaaaaaagaCCTGGATTTGCTAGCGTCAGAAACATTGTCCCTTTACCGACAAATGGAGGAGGATAACGCCCGGCTActacagacgtacagacaggACCTGGAGAGGTTCAACACCCAGCTAAAACAACAGATACAAGAATGCAAGTTAGTACTTCAACGTGGCTCCAACCTCGAGATTTACGATACAGCGCGTGGTGTTCACGATTCACATGTGACATTCCCGGTAAAGCCTGAATTGGGTACAGTAACCTTCTCCCCGAACAGAAATCCTATAACTCAATTGAAACTGGCAGTGGGAGAAATGTCCACTTCCGGTGAAAATGTACGTTCAACCTTACAAGGTCAGGATCGGCCATTAGGAACACCAACAGACAAAGGAACGCGTTCTAAAAGGCGACAACCAAGACTTACAAGGAGAAAACTGCCAACAGAACAAAAGGACTTATGCACATTATGGCCAAAGACGAAATTGATCGACGAATTTCAGAGTCCGTGCAAAGTTGGTTCGTTATGTTCGAATGATAATGGTCAGTTATGGACAAAGTATGGCAAAGCGTTGACTCTCCTTGATGCAGACGGCACCGTAATCCAACGTGTTGACCACAGCTCTTGGATAAATGCAATTAGTTTGTCACCCAAAACAAACGCGCTCTGGATCTGTGACGATGACAACATTTTTCAGTTTGAATCGGGGAAATTAAAGCGCAGATTTAGCGTTGATGACGATCCTTTGTGTATTTGCATTACATCTAGCAATGAAGTCATTGTCGGGATGACTTGTCGCATAGCAAAATTTACCACGAAAGGAGCAGCCATGGTCACTACGGCGTCTTCTAGAGGTGAAGAACCTTTGGTGCGTTCACCATACAAGATCTCGGAGTGTCGCGTCACCCAGGACATCGGTGTGATTGAGAGGAATTCTGAGAGAGATGGCGGTAATGGAAATCAACAAGTGGTTGTCTTTGACACAGATCTTCATAAACAGTTTGTTTACAATGGCGACATTGCCAGTGGAAATGCCACACAAAAGCGGAAACCGTTTGACCCATGCGACTTAGCGTATGATGTTGCTGGGAATCTTGTGGTTGGGGACTGTGCCAACTGCCACATTCTACTGTTAAGTGGGTGTGGCGATTTTCTCAGggtcatacatacagacaagCTCAACACGTGGGCTGTCGGTTTGGATAAGGATGATGACCTGTGGGCTGTGTTTGGAGGTACAAATATCAAACATCTGAAATATAAAAGAACAAAGTAA